From Osmerus eperlanus chromosome 16, fOsmEpe2.1, whole genome shotgun sequence:
CTTTTAGGGGCATTGCTCACATTCAAGTTTTTATAAATTCTGATTATTATAACATTTGGTGGTCCAAAATATTACTTTTTAACAAGCTCAAGACTTAGGCTCTCATGATTGTCTGTTCTTACTTCAGGTTAAATGGATAATATGGTCATCCTTAGGATTTAACTATTTTTCCAATTCCCCAAAtgaacataaaaaaatataagTAATAACTGCCTTTTAAAGCCTCACAAAGAACCTCTCTCGTAACATTACAATGTAAATATCTCACAAAGCAATTGGCAGGCACATTCAAGCTTATCGGAAGTCACAGACCTTTAGCAAACAACCTTTTGTAACAGTGTTGAGTTTTCAGAGTGGACTGTCCTAAGATGTGACATACCATGCAAAATCTAATTTTTTTAGCAAACATACAATCTGCATTCAGTGTAAGGTAGTTGCTCTTTATTGTCATAGCTGATAGTCAGCAACATAGTATAATATATTTGAGATAGATCAAACTGCTCTAAATAACCTGCATAACTCATTATCAAGATCATTAACCTTTAcattattttaaatatatattttttctttaacAATAATGACACTGAAAAGTTGCTGCATACATACCATATGTAAAAAACAGATAGTctgggatttttttttgtattgcaCTTATTTCATAAATatcattttttttgttgagatCCAAGTGTTTAAATTAATGTGTCCTAAGGTCTTTTTTCATATATGACAGTATATACCAAGTGTTGTACTGATGTCTCAAAGGAAATACTGGGAATTCTGTTGGCTAACAGAAGTTTCTTTTTGCATGCTTAGGGGACTCTCCAACCAGTGCGACCTTTGATATATCGAAGGAAGGGGGCAGCCTGTCTGTGGTGGAGCAAGCCAATGTCTGGATCTTCCTCAAGCTGCCCAAGGGCAACCGTGGCAAGGGCAAGGTAACCATCCAGCTCCTACAACGACACCATCTAAAGGGCCCTACGTTGGGTACTACCAACTTGGCCCAAGAGGAGGAGTCTATATCTGAGAAGACAGTTGACACCCGCCGCAGTGGTTGGCATACATTACCTGTAGCTCGCAGTGTGCAAAGCCTCCTAGACAGTGGTGGCAGTGTCCTCAGCCTGCATGTGTCTTGCCCTCTGTGCGCCGAGGCCAACGCCTTGCCAATATTGGCCCCAATGATAGGCGAGCAAGGTACGGAGAAGGATCAATCACACCGACCCTTCCTCATGGTGGTGCTCCGGCCAAGCGAGGATCAACCCCACCTGCGCAACAAAAGGGCTCTTGAGTGCGACAGCAAGATCCGCATCTGCTGCAAGCGGCAATTTTACGTGAACTTCAAGGACATCGGTTGGAATGACTGGATCATTGCTCCGTCAGGTTACCATGCCAACTACTGCGAGGGCGACTGCCCAAGTCACGTGTCAAGCTTCACAGGGTCCTCACTCTCCTTCCACTCCACAGTGATCAACCACTATCGCATGCGGGGCTACACCCCCTTTCAGAACATCAAGTCCTGTTGTGTTCCTACGCGGCTACGTGCTATGTCCATGCTCTACTACAACGAAGAGCAGAAGATTATCAAAAAGGACATCCAGAACATGATTGTGGAGGAGTGTGGATGCTCATAAAAGACATGGAGGCTTGACAAGAGAC
This genomic window contains:
- the inhbab gene encoding inhibin subunit beta Ab → MMPSLALVTGILVLLMAAWTGWASPTPAGSVGADESMQGPAEEIQASSCPACALAQMKRESPDLVPSTGTDLGSMTTGQTDMVEAVKRHILNMLHLSTRPNITHPVPRAALLNAIKKLHVGRVGEDGSVQIQDEVDRSDEGLPPEPPSEIITFAEPGDSPTSATFDISKEGGSLSVVEQANVWIFLKLPKGNRGKGKVTIQLLQRHHLKGPTLGTTNLAQEEESISEKTVDTRRSGWHTLPVARSVQSLLDSGGSVLSLHVSCPLCAEANALPILAPMIGEQGTEKDQSHRPFLMVVLRPSEDQPHLRNKRALECDSKIRICCKRQFYVNFKDIGWNDWIIAPSGYHANYCEGDCPSHVSSFTGSSLSFHSTVINHYRMRGYTPFQNIKSCCVPTRLRAMSMLYYNEEQKIIKKDIQNMIVEECGCS